A part of Aegilops tauschii subsp. strangulata cultivar AL8/78 chromosome 2, Aet v6.0, whole genome shotgun sequence genomic DNA contains:
- the LOC109782255 gene encoding pentatricopeptide repeat-containing protein At1g80550, mitochondrial, whose translation MLSLARRRLLAARFSTLPEAAPPAPLDAAAVQETLTLYTNDWRRALDFFHWSASPGGGNLRPTPSTLSRAVDILGKHFEFPQATALLLAHHDPTDPAFLRPALRALLNRLAAANLVDDAVRAFESTAASVGLRDEASFHLLVDALCDHRRVDEAHHLCLGGRGAAGPPPFPPGTKTHNLLLRGWAKARAWARLRQHWLDMDARGVAKDLHSYSIYMDALAKSGKPWKAVKLFKEMKQKRLPVDIVAYNTAIHAVGLAEGVDFAVRMYRQMVEAGCRPNTATFNTIVKLLCKEGRFKEGYAFVQQMHKAGCEPNELTYHCFFQYLTRPQEVLALFEKMLQRGCRPRMDTYVMLIKRFGRWGFLRPVFFVWKTMEEQGLTPDAFAYNTLIDALLEKGMVDLARKYDEEMLAKGLSPKPRKELGTKMPGSESDSDNNALRGVI comes from the coding sequence ATGCTCTCCCtggcgcgccgccgcctcctcgccgcccgCTTCTCCACGCTGCCGGAGGCCGCGCCGCCCGCCCCTCTCGACGCGGCGGCGGTGCAGGAGACGCTCACGCTCTACACCAACGACTGGCGCCGCGCGCTCGACTTCTTCCACTGGTCCGCCTCCCCGGGCGGCGGCAACCTGCGGCCGACCCCGTCGACCCTCTCCCGCGCCGTCGACATCCTCGGCAAGCACTTCGAGTTCCCGCAGGCCACCGCCCTCCTCCTCGCCCACCACGACCCCACGGACCCCGCCTTCCTCCGCCCCGCCCTCCGCGCGCTCCTCAaccgcctcgccgccgccaacCTCGTCGACGACGCCGTGCGGGCCTTCGAGTCCACCGCCGCCTCCGTCGGCCTGCGGGACGAGGCCTCCTTCCACCTCCTCGTCGACGCGCTCTGCGACCACCGCCGCGTCGACGAGGCCCACCACCTCTGCCTCGGCGGCAGGGGGGCGGCGGGGCCGCCGCCCTTCCCGCCGGGGACGAAGACCCACAACCTGCTCCTCCGCGGCTGGGCCAAGGCGCGCGCCTGGGCGCGCCTCCGCCAGCACTGGCTCGACATGGACGCCCGCGGCGTCGCCAAGGACCTCCACTCCTACTCCATCTACATGGACGCCCTCGCCAAGTCAGGGAAGCCCTGGAAGGCCGTCAAGCTGTTCAAGGAGATGAAGCAGAAGCGCCTCCCGGTGGACATCGTCGCGTACAACACCGCTATCCACGCCGTCGGGCTCGCGGAGGGCGTCGATTTCGCCGTTCGGATGTACAGGCAGATGGTTGAGGCCGGTTGCAGGCCGAATACCGCCACTTTCAACACGATCGTCAAGCTGTTGTGCAAGGAAGGGAGGTTCAAGGAAGGCTATGCGTTTGTGCAGCAGATGCACAAGGCCGGGTGCGAGCCCAATGAGCTAACTTACCATTGCTTCTTCCAGTATCTGACCCGCCCGCAGGAGGTCCTTGCGCTGTTTGAGAAAATGCTCCAGAGGGGCTGCCGGCCGAGGATGGACACATATGTCATGCTCATAAAGAGGTTTGGGCGCTGGGGTTTCCTTCGTCCGGTGTTCTTTGTGTGGAAGACAATGGAAGAGCAAGGGCTCACCCCGGATGCATTTGCATACAACACACTCATTGATGCATTGCTGGAAAAGGGAATGGTGGATTTGGCTAGGAAGTATGACGAGGAGATGCTCGCAAAGGGCCTCTCACCCAAGCCAAGGAAAGAGCTGGGGACTAAAATGCCAGGATCGGAGTCTGACAGTGATAATAATGCATTACGTGGCGTGATCTGA
- the LOC109782222 gene encoding uncharacterized protein isoform X1, with the protein MRSSLMVLASLLLLLVLATTAHGIRLDRHLHEALGNKQEQLAGQPQKSNDAADSTGSSKPCTSDGNCSGKAKKPPSPHTHAEPEEASAKHQIPPKRKDGHAQVTSHGEQEEAPLPRQPQQKTWSRRTLPRRPKQQETRTYPDLIDIAGMDYSPAARKPPIHN; encoded by the exons ATGAGGTCTTCACTTATGGTCCTGGCTTCTCTTCTCCTTCTCCTGGTTCTGGCTACAACAGCACATG GGATTCGGCTGGACAGGCACCTGCATGAGGCACTCGGCAACAAG CAGGAACAACTGGCCGGGCAGCCACAAAAATCCAATGACGCCGCTGATTCTACCGGCAGCAGCAAGCCCTGCACGTCGGATGGGAATTGCTCAG GAAAGGCGAAAAAGCCACCGTCGCCGCACACTCACGCCGAACCGGAAGAGGCATCAGCCAAGCATCAG ATAcccccgaagaggaaggacggtcACGCTCAGGTGACCAGCCACGGCGAGCAGGAGGAAGCGCCGTTGCCACGGCAACCGCAGCAGAAGACATGGTCGCGCCGGACGCTGCCGCGGCGGCCAAAACAGCAGGAGACGAGGACGTACCCGGACCTGATCGACATCGCCGGGATGGACTACTCGCCGGCCGCCAGAAAGCCTCCCATCCACAACTGA
- the LOC109782222 gene encoding uncharacterized protein isoform X2, with translation MRSSLMVLASLLLLLVLATTAHGIRLDRHLHEALGNKEQLAGQPQKSNDAADSTGSSKPCTSDGNCSGKAKKPPSPHTHAEPEEASAKHQIPPKRKDGHAQVTSHGEQEEAPLPRQPQQKTWSRRTLPRRPKQQETRTYPDLIDIAGMDYSPAARKPPIHN, from the exons ATGAGGTCTTCACTTATGGTCCTGGCTTCTCTTCTCCTTCTCCTGGTTCTGGCTACAACAGCACATG GGATTCGGCTGGACAGGCACCTGCATGAGGCACTCGGCAACAAG GAACAACTGGCCGGGCAGCCACAAAAATCCAATGACGCCGCTGATTCTACCGGCAGCAGCAAGCCCTGCACGTCGGATGGGAATTGCTCAG GAAAGGCGAAAAAGCCACCGTCGCCGCACACTCACGCCGAACCGGAAGAGGCATCAGCCAAGCATCAG ATAcccccgaagaggaaggacggtcACGCTCAGGTGACCAGCCACGGCGAGCAGGAGGAAGCGCCGTTGCCACGGCAACCGCAGCAGAAGACATGGTCGCGCCGGACGCTGCCGCGGCGGCCAAAACAGCAGGAGACGAGGACGTACCCGGACCTGATCGACATCGCCGGGATGGACTACTCGCCGGCCGCCAGAAAGCCTCCCATCCACAACTGA